A segment of the Pseudoalteromonas piscicida genome:
GATACAGCACTTTGCGATAGCCTCTGGCGGCACCATTGCAAGTTTGCTAGTCATGCCCTACGAAAACCACACACTTAATTTTAATGTCTTGATTGTTGTCTCAACCCTATTGATAGTTATAACGGTTGTTATGTGGAAAAACTTTCAAAGAAAGCGCTTTTAATCGCGATTTAGTGATTGCTCAATAGATAATTGGACAGCTTGATAAAGCAATAAGTGATGTCACTTCCCCAATTATCGCTTTGATCTGCTTTAATAACACAATCCGCCATGGTTACTCCTTACTCTAAGCGCGCCTCTATGCGATAATGCCTATCTATCGTTAGTCATATGTATCCGCATAGCGGCAAACAGCTTAGTTATCACGATATACACACTGGTGTGAACTGATATACACAGTCGTCATAACATCACGACGAATATGATTAACCAAAACAAACAAAAACAGTAGAATAACTTTTTGATTTTATGACAAATACAAACCAATCAGATACACCAAATAATGCCCAGAACATTCCAACTATCTATTGGCACGACTACGAGAGTTGGGGTGCGACGCCGCAAAAAGACAGGCCAAGCCAGTTTGCTGGGATCAGAACGGATCTGGACCTCAATATTATTGGTGAGCCACTGATTGAGTATTGTCAACCAGCGCCTGACTATCTCCCGCATCCTCAAGCCTGTTTGGTCACAGGGATCACACCACAGTTAGCACTAAAAAAAGGCCTGACCGAGGCCGAGTTTATGGCAAAAATCCACGCGGAATTTGCCAAACCGCAAACCTGCGTTGCTGGATATAACAGTATTCGGTTTGATGACGAGCTGACCCGTTATAGCCTCTATCGTAATTTTTATGACCCCTATGAACGTGAATGGCAAAATGGCAATAGCCGTTGGGACATTATAGATCTAGTTAGAGCCTGCTATGCGCTTCGCCCTGAAGGAATTGAATGGCCAACCCGTGAAGATGGCAACCCGAGTTTTAAACTCGAACACTTAACCGTCGCCAATGGCATTGAGCATGGCGCCGCCCACGATGCATTGAGTGATGTTACCGCAACGATTGCGCTGGCTAAACTGATTAAAACCAAACAGCCAAAACTGTATGAGTTCTACTTTAATCACAGACATAAAAAAGCGGTGTCGAGCCTAATCGACGTTTTCAATATGCAGCCTTTAGTACACGTTTCTTCTATGTTTCCGGCACAACAAGGTTGCACCACTTGGATTGCGCCGATGAGCTTTCACCCAATCAATAGTAATGCCGTGATCTGCTTTGATTTAACACAGTCGCCGGAGGTGTTGAATGACCTTGACGTTGAGGCACTCAAACAACGGCTTTATACAAAACGCAGTGAATTGGGTGAAGATGAGCTACCGGTCGGATTAAAACTAGTACATATCAATAAATGCCCGCTGGTAGCACCAGCTAAGACCCTCTCGCCCGAAAACGCGGCAAGACTTGGAATTGACCGCGAGCAATGCC
Coding sequences within it:
- the sbcB gene encoding exodeoxyribonuclease I is translated as MTNTNQSDTPNNAQNIPTIYWHDYESWGATPQKDRPSQFAGIRTDLDLNIIGEPLIEYCQPAPDYLPHPQACLVTGITPQLALKKGLTEAEFMAKIHAEFAKPQTCVAGYNSIRFDDELTRYSLYRNFYDPYEREWQNGNSRWDIIDLVRACYALRPEGIEWPTREDGNPSFKLEHLTVANGIEHGAAHDALSDVTATIALAKLIKTKQPKLYEFYFNHRHKKAVSSLIDVFNMQPLVHVSSMFPAQQGCTTWIAPMSFHPINSNAVICFDLTQSPEVLNDLDVEALKQRLYTKRSELGEDELPVGLKLVHINKCPLVAPAKTLSPENAARLGIDREQCLENLKYLKARPELRDKVAEVFSDEQGFEKPSNPDYQLYDGFTSKADKAKFAIIRNASPEELATIELDFEDGKFNTLLFRYRARNWPQSLSPVELDKWRKYCQNKLMHNEDNPSISAEDFMLELENLVAENEGNERNMQILKALYHYAQSL